The genome window ACGTCTCGGGCCACATGGGCCGTCACTCCCACCGCACCACTGTTGCGCCTGGCAGGCCGCCGCCCGCGGCTCAACGCCTCGATCGGCGCCACCTTCAGACCTGATTCGGCACCCGGCCGACCAACCCATCAAGGAGAACACCGCATGACTGACCTGAAGATCGCCATCATCGTCGGCAGCACCCGTCCCGGCCGCAACGGCAAGGCCGTCGCCGACTGGGTGGTGTCCCGCGCAGCGGCCCGCACCGGCGCCGACTACGAGCCGGTCGATCTTGCCGACTACCCCCTGCCTCACCTGGACGAGGCCATCCCGCCGTCCATGGGCCAGTACGAGGACGAACACACCAAGGCATGGGCGGCGAAGATCACCGAGTTCGACGGATACGTCTTCGTCACCCCCGAGTACAACCACTCCACCTCCGGCGTGCTGAAGAACGCGATCGACTACCTGTACCGAGAGTGGAACAACAAGGCTGCCGCCTTCGTCTCCTACGGCTCCCTCGGCGGCGCACGGGCCAAAGAGCACCTGCGGGCCGTTGCCAGTGAACTGCAACTGGCCCACGTACGCCAGCAGCTGTCCTTCTCGCTGTTCACCGACTTCGAGGACTTCTCCGTCTTCAAGCCCGGCGAGCAGCACAGCGCCGCCGCCACCGTCTTGTTCGACCAGCTCGAGTCCTGGGCCCTCGCCCTCAAGACCGTCAGGGTCAGAGACCGCGTGG of Streptomyces phaeolivaceus contains these proteins:
- a CDS encoding NADPH-dependent FMN reductase, whose product is MTDLKIAIIVGSTRPGRNGKAVADWVVSRAAARTGADYEPVDLADYPLPHLDEAIPPSMGQYEDEHTKAWAAKITEFDGYVFVTPEYNHSTSGVLKNAIDYLYREWNNKAAAFVSYGSLGGARAKEHLRAVASELQLAHVRQQLSFSLFTDFEDFSVFKPGEQHSAAATVLFDQLESWALALKTVRVRDRVVM